From the genome of Chania multitudinisentens RB-25, one region includes:
- the proC gene encoding pyrroline-5-carboxylate reductase, which produces MQHRKITFIGAGNMARAIIAGLVAGGYPATLISVCAPSSKNRDALATDYGIISSANNIACAQEADVVVLAVKPQMMADVCKPLQEQIDLSGKLVLSIAAGILVSRFYQMLGEPLNIVRIMPNTPSLVGKGMSGLYAPPQVSQADRDYTRDLMSSVGKVCWVADENGINGVIAAAGSAPAYFFLFMDAMQQEAERMGFSHQAARELVQQAAIGAAALAAANPEIPLSTLREQVTSKGGTTAEALRVFNEQQLPATVAKAMQAAVSRAQEMEKLF; this is translated from the coding sequence ATGCAACATCGCAAGATTACCTTTATTGGTGCCGGTAACATGGCACGCGCTATTATCGCTGGCCTGGTTGCTGGCGGTTATCCGGCAACGCTCATCAGCGTTTGCGCACCTTCTTCAAAGAATCGTGATGCACTGGCTACCGATTATGGCATCATCAGCAGCGCGAACAATATTGCCTGCGCGCAGGAAGCCGATGTGGTGGTGCTGGCAGTAAAACCACAAATGATGGCAGACGTTTGCAAACCGTTGCAGGAACAGATTGATCTCTCCGGTAAACTGGTGCTGTCCATCGCCGCCGGGATTTTGGTCAGCCGTTTCTATCAGATGCTGGGTGAACCACTGAACATTGTGCGTATTATGCCCAACACCCCATCGTTAGTAGGTAAGGGCATGAGCGGGCTGTATGCTCCCCCCCAGGTCAGCCAAGCAGATCGCGATTACACCCGCGATCTGATGAGTTCAGTCGGGAAAGTGTGTTGGGTTGCAGACGAAAACGGCATTAACGGGGTGATTGCCGCTGCGGGCAGTGCACCCGCTTATTTCTTCCTGTTTATGGATGCCATGCAACAGGAAGCTGAACGCATGGGCTTTAGCCACCAAGCGGCACGCGAACTGGTGCAGCAGGCCGCCATCGGCGCTGCGGCACTGGCGGCCGCCAACCCGGAAATACCGTTGTCTACATTGCGCGAGCAGGTAACATCCAAAGGGGGCACCACCGCAGAAGCCTTGCGGGTGTTCAACGAACAACAACTGCCTGCCACCGTTGCTAAAGCGATGCAGGCAGCCGTTTCCCGCGCACAGGAAATGGAAAAGCTATTTTAA
- a CDS encoding YggL family protein, with protein sequence MAKNRSRRLRKKLHIAEFQEQGFSVAWHFAEGTAVEDIDSTLDAFIDEVIEPNGLAFDGSGYLQWEGLICQQRISNCTDEQRELVKNWLEARKLSEVKVSELFDIWWD encoded by the coding sequence ATGGCTAAGAACCGCAGTCGTCGTTTACGTAAAAAGCTGCATATTGCAGAGTTTCAGGAACAGGGTTTTTCCGTGGCTTGGCATTTTGCCGAAGGCACCGCTGTTGAAGATATCGATAGCACGTTGGATGCTTTTATCGATGAAGTGATCGAGCCAAACGGGCTGGCGTTTGATGGCAGTGGCTACCTGCAATGGGAAGGCTTGATTTGCCAGCAGAGGATCAGCAATTGCACCGACGAACAGCGTGAGCTGGTCAAAAACTGGCTGGAAGCGCGTAAGCTGAGCGAAGTGAAGGTCAGCGAACTGTTTGATATCTGGTGGGATTGA
- the glsB gene encoding glutaminase B has protein sequence MVTTLDNALLDEILQQVRPLIGQGKVADYIPALAEVAAEHLAIAVCTVDGEIFQAGDATERFSIQSISKVLSLTLALMRYQESEIWQRVGKEPSGLPFNSLLQLEMEQGKPRNPFINPGALVVCDMLQSRFSAPKQRMLEVVRQLAGENDLLYDIRVARSEFEHSDRNAAIAYLMKSFGNFENDVLTVLQTYFHYCALRMSCVELARCFVYLANQGRALNGNEVISPLQARQINALMMTSGMYDGAGEFAYRVGMPGKSGVGGGIIAIVPDELSIAVWSPELDISGNSLAGTAALELLSQRISRSIF, from the coding sequence ATGGTAACAACATTGGATAACGCATTGCTGGACGAGATCCTGCAACAGGTTCGCCCGTTGATTGGCCAAGGTAAGGTTGCGGACTATATTCCTGCGTTGGCGGAGGTGGCAGCGGAGCATTTGGCAATCGCCGTGTGTACCGTCGATGGTGAAATATTCCAGGCCGGTGATGCCACGGAGCGGTTTTCGATCCAGTCGATTTCCAAAGTGTTGAGCCTGACGCTGGCGCTGATGCGCTATCAGGAAAGCGAGATCTGGCAGCGGGTAGGGAAAGAGCCTTCCGGTTTGCCGTTCAATTCGCTGCTACAACTGGAAATGGAGCAGGGCAAACCGCGCAACCCGTTTATCAACCCTGGCGCGCTGGTGGTGTGCGATATGCTGCAAAGCCGTTTCAGTGCACCTAAACAGCGCATGTTGGAAGTGGTGCGCCAATTGGCCGGTGAGAATGACCTGTTATACGATATTCGCGTGGCGCGTTCTGAGTTCGAACACTCCGATCGCAATGCGGCTATCGCTTACCTGATGAAATCATTTGGCAATTTTGAGAATGATGTGCTGACCGTGCTGCAAACCTATTTTCATTACTGTGCGTTACGCATGAGTTGCGTGGAACTGGCGCGCTGCTTTGTCTATCTGGCCAATCAGGGGCGTGCGCTGAATGGCAATGAGGTCATCAGCCCATTGCAGGCGCGGCAGATTAACGCACTGATGATGACCAGCGGTATGTATGATGGTGCCGGTGAGTTTGCTTACCGTGTCGGCATGCCGGGTAAATCTGGTGTCGGGGGCGGCATTATCGCGATTGTGCCGGATGAGTTATCAATTGCCGTTTGGTCACCTGAGCTGGATATCTCCGGCAACTCGTTGGCGGGAACTGCGGCACTGGAACTGTTGTCTCAACGCATTAGCCGTTCGATTTTTTAA
- the yggU gene encoding DUF167 family protein YggU: protein MSAVTPVLDGLAIRLYIQPKASRDQIIGLHGDEIKVAITAPPVDGQANAHLIKFIAKQFKVAKSNVVIEKGELGRHKQLRIINPQQIPAAIAALMG, encoded by the coding sequence GTGAGTGCAGTCACCCCTGTGCTGGACGGGCTGGCTATCAGGCTTTATATTCAGCCGAAAGCCAGCCGCGATCAGATTATCGGTCTGCATGGCGATGAAATAAAAGTCGCCATCACGGCACCGCCCGTTGACGGCCAGGCCAACGCCCATCTGATCAAGTTTATCGCCAAGCAGTTCAAGGTGGCGAAAAGTAATGTGGTGATTGAGAAAGGCGAACTGGGCCGGCATAAACAGCTACGCATCATCAACCCGCAACAGATCCCTGCCGCGATCGCAGCGCTTATGGGTTAA
- a CDS encoding YggT family protein, whose amino-acid sequence MLTLTFLVKTVVDIYVMVLLLRIWMQLTRTDFYNPFSQFVVKITQPIVGPLRRIIPALGPIDSASLLLAFLLMAIKYPLLLLIQSGTLALSPYNLLFGLISLLKSAGYVIFWVMIIRALMSWISQGRSPIDYVMYQLTEPLMAPIRRIIPAMGGIDFSAMVVILILYLLNYLGMDMFGELWLQL is encoded by the coding sequence ATGCTAACGCTGACTTTCCTGGTCAAAACCGTTGTTGATATTTACGTGATGGTGCTGTTGCTGCGCATTTGGATGCAATTAACACGTACTGACTTTTATAATCCGTTCTCGCAGTTCGTGGTAAAAATCACCCAGCCGATCGTGGGCCCGTTGCGCCGCATCATTCCTGCGCTGGGGCCGATAGACAGCGCATCGTTGCTGTTGGCATTTCTGCTGATGGCTATCAAATATCCACTGTTGTTGTTGATTCAAAGCGGTACCCTTGCGCTGAGTCCGTACAATCTATTGTTTGGCCTGATCTCACTGCTCAAATCCGCCGGTTATGTGATCTTCTGGGTGATGATTATCCGCGCCCTGATGAGTTGGATCAGCCAGGGTCGCAGCCCGATCGATTATGTGATGTATCAACTCACCGAGCCGTTGATGGCACCGATCCGCCGCATCATTCCTGCCATGGGCGGGATTGATTTTTCTGCCATGGTGGTGATTCTTATTCTGTACCTCCTCAACTATCTGGGTATGGATATGTTCGGCGAACTCTGGCTTCAACTGTGA
- the trmB gene encoding tRNA (guanosine(46)-N7)-methyltransferase TrmB: MINDVISPEFDENGRAMRRIRSFVRRQGRLTKGQQYALDHYWPVMGVEYQAAPVEIATLFGRAAPTVLEIGFGMGASLVTMASHNPQQNFLGIEVHSPGVGACLADAHEAELSNLRVMCHDAVEVLQNMIPNGSLDMVQLFFPDPWHKARHNKRRIVQPPFVELVLSKLKVGGVFHMATDWQPYAEHMLEVMNGNAGYRNLSKNHDYVPRPDSRPLTKFELRGQRLGHGVWDLMFERME, from the coding sequence TGATTAATGACGTCATCTCCCCGGAATTTGATGAGAACGGCCGTGCGATGCGCCGTATCCGTAGTTTTGTTCGCCGCCAGGGGCGGCTGACCAAAGGCCAGCAGTATGCGCTGGACCACTATTGGCCGGTGATGGGAGTGGAATATCAGGCTGCGCCTGTCGAGATTGCCACTTTGTTTGGCCGCGCAGCGCCAACCGTGCTGGAGATTGGTTTTGGCATGGGGGCTTCGCTGGTCACCATGGCAAGCCATAACCCGCAGCAGAATTTCTTAGGGATTGAAGTTCATTCACCGGGCGTTGGTGCCTGCCTGGCCGATGCTCACGAAGCAGAGTTGAGTAACCTGCGGGTGATGTGCCATGACGCGGTGGAAGTGTTGCAGAACATGATCCCGAACGGTTCACTGGATATGGTGCAGTTGTTTTTCCCGGATCCGTGGCACAAAGCACGCCACAACAAGCGCCGCATAGTGCAGCCGCCGTTTGTTGAACTGGTATTGAGTAAATTAAAAGTGGGTGGTGTTTTCCATATGGCCACCGACTGGCAACCCTATGCAGAACATATGCTGGAGGTGATGAATGGTAATGCAGGATATCGTAATCTTTCCAAGAACCATGATTACGTGCCGCGCCCAGATTCACGTCCATTAACGAAATTTGAATTACGTGGCCAGCGTCTGGGTCATGGCGTTTGGGATCTGATGTTTGAGAGGATGGAATAA
- a CDS encoding DUF2913 family protein — MCSCCVANRCSGRCCGLHHLFIVRWLATAQKQRRFSKTVAIDIQPLLEKGRKQGIRAKLKSHLAYVWRSCSGDIVQQSDLFKLTYTLENLKMMREKPDC, encoded by the coding sequence TTGTGCTCTTGTTGCGTTGCAAACCGCTGTTCAGGACGGTGCTGTGGCCTCCACCATCTTTTCATCGTCCGTTGGCTAGCTACAGCCCAAAAACAGAGACGTTTTTCCAAGACAGTCGCGATTGATATTCAACCGCTGTTGGAAAAGGGCCGTAAGCAAGGTATAAGGGCCAAACTCAAATCTCATCTCGCATACGTTTGGCGTTCATGCAGCGGCGATATAGTGCAACAAAGTGACCTCTTTAAGCTGACATACACGCTTGAGAACCTCAAAATGATGCGCGAGAAGCCAGATTGTTAG
- a CDS encoding Arm DNA-binding domain-containing protein, translated as MKPGDKDKADTGENRELRLSCGVTGIKSFFYRYTNPLSGKLVQVHIGHVLNISLAQARAELQALKQIKNEGRCPSSEQKAKLKNSKLYSLSEIW; from the coding sequence TTGAAGCCCGGTGACAAAGACAAAGCTGATACTGGCGAAAACCGTGAATTACGGCTCAGTTGTGGTGTTACCGGAATTAAGTCTTTCTTCTACCGCTATACCAATCCCCTCAGTGGCAAGCTCGTCCAAGTTCATATCGGTCACGTCCTTAATATTTCTTTGGCACAGGCTCGTGCTGAACTGCAAGCGCTTAAGCAGATAAAGAATGAAGGTCGTTGTCCTTCCAGTGAACAGAAAGCAAAGCTGAAAAACAGCAAGCTGTATTCACTGTCCGAGATTTGGTAG
- the hemW gene encoding radical SAM family heme chaperone HemW yields the protein MPTNPVQLPPLSLYIHIPWCVQKCPYCDFNSHALKGEVPHQEYVDHLLADLDADLPLTSSREISTIFIGGGTPSLLSAEAMQALLDGVRARIHVAADAEITMEANPGTVEADRFSGYQRAGVNRISIGVQSFSAEKLTRLGRIHGPDEAKRAAHLATGLGLRSFNLDLMHGLPDQSLAEALDDLRQAIALNPPHLSWYQLTIEPNTLFSSRPPVLPDDDALWDIFQQGHELLRAAGYQQYETSAYAKPGYQCQHNLNYWRFGDYLGIGCGAHGKLTFSDGRILRTAKTKHPRGFMRGEYRDKLHEVALHDRPFEFFMNRFRLLEAAPRAEFARYTGLDESVIRTSLDVALAQGYLEETAEHWQITEKGKLFLNSLLELFLPDE from the coding sequence ATGCCCACTAACCCTGTGCAACTACCACCGCTCAGCCTGTACATTCATATTCCCTGGTGCGTACAGAAATGTCCGTACTGCGATTTCAACTCGCACGCCTTAAAGGGCGAAGTACCGCACCAAGAATATGTTGATCACCTGCTGGCCGATCTGGATGCCGATCTGCCGCTCACCAGTAGCCGTGAAATCAGCACTATTTTTATTGGCGGCGGCACGCCAAGCCTGCTGAGTGCCGAAGCCATGCAGGCCTTACTGGACGGAGTGCGTGCACGGATTCACGTGGCTGCCGATGCGGAGATCACCATGGAAGCCAACCCCGGTACCGTGGAAGCCGATCGCTTCAGCGGCTATCAGCGCGCCGGGGTGAACCGCATTTCGATCGGCGTGCAAAGTTTCAGCGCCGAGAAGCTAACGCGCTTGGGGCGCATCCACGGGCCGGATGAGGCCAAACGTGCGGCGCATCTGGCTACCGGCCTGGGCCTGCGCAGTTTCAACCTCGATCTGATGCACGGCCTGCCGGATCAATCACTGGCAGAAGCCCTGGACGATTTACGCCAGGCAATTGCCCTTAATCCGCCGCATCTGTCATGGTATCAGCTCACTATTGAGCCAAATACCCTGTTCAGTTCGCGCCCACCGGTGCTGCCAGATGATGACGCACTGTGGGATATCTTTCAGCAAGGGCACGAGCTGCTAAGGGCCGCCGGTTATCAGCAATATGAAACCTCTGCCTATGCCAAACCAGGTTATCAGTGCCAGCATAACCTCAATTATTGGCGTTTTGGCGACTATCTGGGGATTGGCTGCGGCGCACATGGCAAATTGACGTTCAGCGACGGCCGCATTCTGCGCACCGCCAAAACCAAACATCCACGCGGTTTTATGCGCGGTGAATACCGGGATAAACTGCATGAAGTCGCGCTGCATGATCGGCCATTCGAGTTCTTTATGAACCGTTTTCGCCTGCTGGAAGCGGCACCGCGCGCCGAATTTGCCCGCTACACCGGGTTGGATGAAAGCGTGATCCGTACCTCGTTGGACGTAGCACTGGCGCAAGGTTACCTGGAGGAGACGGCGGAACACTGGCAGATTACGGAAAAAGGTAAGTTGTTCCTTAACTCGCTACTGGAACTTTTTCTGCCGGACGAGTAA
- a CDS encoding YqgE/AlgH family protein: MNLQHHFLIAMPGMQDPRFKHSVIYICEHTEDGAMGLVINKPVEQFTVESVLSKLKITPSPRDPAISLDKPVFAGGPLADDRGFILHTPRKGFSSSIQISRQTMITTSKDVLETLGTPEQPEDVLVALGYAGWEKDQLEQEVLDNAWLTTEADTDILFHTPIASRWREAANRLGIDIRSIANQAGHA, translated from the coding sequence ATGAATTTACAGCACCACTTCCTCATTGCCATGCCAGGAATGCAAGATCCGCGTTTCAAACATTCGGTGATCTACATTTGTGAACATACTGAAGATGGCGCCATGGGGTTAGTTATTAACAAACCAGTGGAACAGTTCACAGTGGAATCGGTGTTGAGCAAACTCAAAATCACCCCTTCACCACGTGATCCTGCCATCAGCTTGGACAAACCGGTATTTGCCGGTGGGCCACTGGCTGATGATCGTGGTTTTATTCTGCACACGCCGCGTAAAGGATTCAGTTCAAGCATTCAGATTTCACGGCAGACCATGATCACCACCTCAAAAGACGTGTTAGAAACCCTTGGAACCCCAGAACAGCCAGAAGACGTCTTAGTCGCTCTCGGCTATGCCGGTTGGGAAAAAGACCAACTGGAGCAAGAGGTTTTGGATAACGCCTGGCTGACCACCGAAGCCGACACCGATATCTTATTCCATACGCCGATCGCCAGCCGCTGGCGCGAAGCGGCAAACCGCTTGGGTATTGATATTCGCAGCATTGCCAACCAGGCTGGGCATGCCTGA
- a CDS encoding XTP/dITP diphosphatase has product MQKVVLATGNPGKVRELASLLADFGLDVIAQTELGVDSAEETGLTFIENAILKARHAAQITGLPAIADDSGLAVDALGGAPGIYSARYAGVDASDQQNLEKLLVALQDVPPGQRAAQFHCVLVYMRHAEDPTPLVFHGSWAGEVTFKSAGEGGFGYDPIFYVPELGCTAAELSRDEKSAVSHRGKALQLMLAALRNAH; this is encoded by the coding sequence ATGCAAAAAGTCGTTCTTGCCACCGGGAACCCCGGTAAAGTGCGTGAACTCGCCAGCCTGCTCGCCGATTTCGGCCTGGATGTGATAGCCCAAACCGAACTGGGCGTAGACTCCGCCGAAGAAACCGGGCTGACGTTTATCGAAAACGCCATCCTGAAAGCCCGCCATGCCGCGCAGATCACCGGCCTGCCCGCAATTGCCGACGATTCAGGCCTGGCCGTTGATGCACTGGGCGGTGCTCCGGGCATTTATTCCGCACGTTATGCAGGTGTCGATGCCAGTGACCAGCAGAACCTGGAGAAACTGCTGGTGGCGTTGCAAGACGTGCCACCAGGCCAACGCGCGGCGCAATTCCATTGTGTGCTGGTATACATGCGCCATGCGGAAGATCCAACCCCATTGGTGTTCCATGGTTCTTGGGCGGGTGAAGTGACCTTTAAATCTGCCGGTGAAGGCGGTTTTGGTTACGATCCAATCTTCTACGTGCCGGAGTTGGGCTGTACGGCAGCGGAACTGTCACGGGATGAGAAAAGTGCCGTGTCACACCGAGGCAAAGCCTTGCAACTGATGTTGGCAGCCTTGCGTAATGCCCACTAA
- the gshB gene encoding glutathione synthase: MIKLGIVMDPIASINIKKDTSFAMLLEAQRRGWELHYMEMNDLYLHAGDGRARTRLLKVQEDKEHWFSFTAEQDLALQDLDVILMRKDPPFDTEYIYATYILERAEVKGTLVVNKPQSLRDCNEKLFTAWFPELTPDTLVSRSAAHIRKFHQQHGDIILKPLDGMGGASIFRVKQDDPNLSVIIETLTEHGSRFCMAQNFLPAIKEGDKRILVVDGEPVPYCLARIPAQGETRGNLAAGGRGEPRPLSDSDWKIARAVAPTLKEKGLIFVGLDVIGDRLTEINVTSPTCAREIEAAFPVSITGMLMDAIEKRLAAK, from the coding sequence ATGATCAAACTTGGCATCGTGATGGACCCTATTGCCTCCATCAATATCAAGAAAGACACCAGCTTCGCCATGCTGCTCGAAGCACAGCGCCGTGGCTGGGAACTGCATTATATGGAGATGAACGATCTCTATCTGCATGCTGGTGATGGCCGCGCCCGTACACGCCTGCTGAAGGTGCAGGAAGATAAAGAGCACTGGTTCAGTTTCACCGCCGAGCAGGATCTGGCTTTGCAGGATCTGGACGTTATCCTGATGCGTAAAGATCCCCCTTTTGATACCGAATATATCTACGCCACCTATATTCTGGAACGTGCTGAAGTGAAAGGCACTTTGGTGGTCAACAAACCGCAGAGCCTGCGTGACTGCAACGAAAAACTGTTCACCGCCTGGTTCCCAGAACTGACGCCGGACACGCTGGTCAGCCGTAGCGCAGCACATATCCGCAAGTTTCATCAGCAACATGGCGACATTATCCTCAAACCGTTGGACGGTATGGGTGGAGCGTCGATTTTCCGCGTGAAGCAGGATGATCCTAACCTGTCGGTGATTATCGAAACCCTGACCGAGCACGGCAGCCGTTTCTGCATGGCGCAAAACTTCCTGCCCGCCATAAAAGAAGGGGATAAACGTATTCTGGTGGTGGATGGCGAACCGGTGCCTTACTGCCTGGCACGTATTCCGGCCCAAGGAGAAACCCGTGGTAATCTGGCTGCCGGTGGCCGTGGTGAACCTCGCCCGCTAAGCGACAGTGACTGGAAGATTGCCCGTGCAGTGGCACCAACGCTGAAAGAAAAGGGATTGATTTTCGTTGGTTTGGATGTAATTGGCGATCGCCTTACCGAGATCAACGTTACCAGCCCAACCTGCGCCCGTGAAATCGAAGCCGCTTTCCCGGTTTCCATCACCGGTATGCTGATGGATGCGATTGAAAAACGTCTGGCCGCGAAATAA
- a CDS encoding DUF2884 domain-containing protein, protein MLKKAGLALLLLTASQAHAVYQCNVNPQDDVIISPQMVQVVGASGNLQISPDGDITRNGQELSLNDVQRQKAFSYQSALRKELPWIDQHARQYLERARVALDNVIVQQLGSGSNVRNRLTTLDNQLKQQMNRIIEQRSDGLAFHHKAIAQVEQDGRNIVQQSMGGVLQDSLNEMGVKQATSGNGNPLQALMGNLGGLQQAIQNEWNNQEQDFQNFGNDVCKRVTALETQRKNLLNALK, encoded by the coding sequence ATGTTAAAGAAAGCCGGGTTAGCTTTGCTGTTGTTAACAGCTTCGCAGGCGCATGCCGTCTATCAGTGTAACGTTAACCCCCAGGATGACGTGATTATCAGCCCACAAATGGTGCAGGTGGTAGGAGCCAGCGGTAACTTGCAGATTTCCCCTGATGGCGACATCACCCGTAACGGGCAGGAGCTTAGCCTTAATGACGTTCAACGCCAGAAGGCTTTCAGCTATCAGAGCGCGTTGCGAAAAGAGTTACCCTGGATTGATCAGCATGCGCGGCAGTATTTGGAAAGGGCGCGTGTCGCATTGGATAACGTGATTGTGCAGCAGTTGGGCAGCGGCAGTAATGTACGTAACCGTTTGACCACGCTCGACAATCAGCTTAAACAACAGATGAACCGCATTATCGAACAGCGCAGTGATGGTTTGGCTTTTCACCATAAGGCCATCGCTCAGGTGGAACAGGACGGGCGCAACATTGTCCAGCAGAGTATGGGCGGTGTGTTGCAAGATAGTTTGAACGAAATGGGGGTTAAACAGGCGACGAGTGGCAACGGTAATCCGTTACAGGCGCTGATGGGGAACCTGGGTGGTTTGCAACAGGCGATTCAGAACGAATGGAATAATCAGGAGCAGGATTTCCAAAACTTCGGTAATGACGTGTGCAAACGCGTTACAGCGCTGGAAACTCAACGCAAGAATCTGCTTAATGCGTTGAAGTAA
- the ruvX gene encoding Holliday junction resolvase RuvX — protein MANRTIIAFDFGTTSIGAAIGQEITGTARALAAFKAQDGTPDWQKVERLLKEWQPDLVVVGLPLNMDGTEQPLTERARKFANRLHGRFGVQIALHDERLSTVEARAHLFDRGGFRALDKGSVDSASAVVILESWFEQQLS, from the coding sequence ATGGCTAACCGCACCATTATTGCCTTCGACTTCGGCACCACCAGCATTGGCGCAGCCATCGGCCAGGAGATCACCGGCACCGCACGCGCCTTGGCAGCGTTTAAAGCACAGGACGGCACCCCTGACTGGCAGAAAGTTGAGCGGCTACTGAAAGAGTGGCAGCCGGATTTAGTGGTGGTCGGCCTGCCGCTGAATATGGATGGTACTGAACAACCCCTGACCGAACGTGCACGTAAATTTGCCAACCGCCTGCATGGCCGGTTCGGTGTGCAAATCGCCTTGCATGATGAACGCCTGAGTACCGTTGAGGCTCGCGCTCACCTGTTTGATCGCGGTGGTTTCCGCGCCTTGGATAAAGGCAGCGTTGACTCGGCTTCCGCCGTCGTGATCCTGGAAAGCTGGTTCGAGCAGCAACTGAGCTAA
- a CDS encoding type IV pilus twitching motility protein PilT produces MDIDKLVVLSVKHNASDLHLCTGHQPMLRIDGELRPVEEIEAVSHSQMAGWCETLLTQEQRQQLQGSGQLDLALTLAGGSRLRANFFLQNGGVSIALRRIASACPTLAELETPEIIPALIQREDGLILVTGATGSGKSTTLAAMIDFINQHQRRHILTLEDPIEFIHHSQRSLIQQRELGRDTRSFDEALRAALREDPDVILLGELRDTATIRLALTAAETGHLVLATLHTRSAPQAVERLVDVFPVEEKPYVRAQLANSLQAVIAQKLLSKPGGGRVAIYEILTATAAVSSMIREGKTHQLASVLQTGAQSGMQTFEQGLQQRIQAGLLSGAA; encoded by the coding sequence ATGGATATCGATAAGTTGGTGGTTCTTAGTGTAAAACATAATGCCTCCGATCTGCACCTTTGTACCGGTCATCAGCCGATGCTGCGTATTGATGGTGAATTGCGGCCAGTAGAAGAAATAGAAGCGGTTTCGCACTCACAGATGGCTGGCTGGTGCGAAACATTGTTGACGCAGGAGCAACGGCAGCAGCTACAGGGGAGTGGCCAGCTCGATCTGGCTTTGACATTGGCGGGTGGCAGCCGCTTGCGCGCCAATTTCTTTTTACAGAATGGCGGGGTGTCCATCGCCTTGCGCCGGATTGCCAGTGCATGCCCGACCTTGGCCGAACTGGAAACCCCCGAGATCATTCCGGCGCTGATCCAGCGGGAAGATGGCCTGATTTTGGTTACTGGAGCGACTGGAAGCGGTAAATCCACCACCCTGGCAGCGATGATTGATTTTATCAACCAGCATCAGCGCCGCCATATTCTAACGCTGGAAGATCCGATTGAGTTTATCCACCACAGCCAGCGTTCCCTGATCCAGCAGCGTGAACTGGGGCGCGATACCCGCAGCTTTGATGAGGCACTGCGGGCAGCGCTGCGTGAAGATCCCGATGTGATCCTGCTGGGGGAACTGCGCGATACCGCCACGATCCGGCTAGCGTTGACTGCGGCAGAAACCGGCCACCTGGTATTGGCGACGTTGCATACCCGCAGTGCGCCGCAGGCGGTAGAACGGTTGGTGGATGTATTCCCGGTAGAGGAAAAGCCTTACGTTCGGGCGCAACTGGCAAACAGCTTGCAGGCGGTGATTGCGCAAAAGCTGTTGAGTAAACCTGGCGGTGGGCGGGTGGCAATTTATGAGATCCTCACTGCGACTGCCGCAGTGAGTAGCATGATCCGCGAAGGTAAAACGCACCAACTTGCCAGCGTATTGCAAACCGGTGCACAGTCAGGCATGCAGACCTTTGAGCAGGGTTTACAGCAGCGTATTCAGGCAGGTTTGCTCAGCGGAGCGGCTTAG
- a CDS encoding YggS family pyridoxal phosphate-dependent enzyme, whose protein sequence is MSTIQQNLQDVRSHIAAAAQRCARAPEEVTLLAVSKTKPVEAIAKAIAAGQRAFGENYVQEGVDKIRYFSQLPAGSGLEWHFIGPLQSNKSKQVAEHFAWCHTLDRLRIAQRLSDQRPVGMSALNVLIQINISDEQSKSGIVLDELPALAAAIAALPNVTLRGLMAIPAPETDYQRQVAVFGLMHDAFLALKQHYPQVDTLSMGMTDDMAAAIAAGSTMVRIGTAIFGARDYT, encoded by the coding sequence ATGAGCACTATCCAACAGAACTTGCAGGATGTCAGGAGCCATATTGCTGCGGCAGCTCAACGCTGCGCACGTGCTCCAGAAGAAGTGACATTGCTTGCAGTCAGTAAAACCAAGCCTGTGGAAGCGATCGCAAAAGCCATCGCGGCAGGCCAGCGCGCATTCGGCGAAAATTACGTGCAGGAAGGCGTAGACAAGATCCGGTATTTTTCTCAATTACCAGCAGGAAGTGGATTGGAATGGCACTTTATCGGCCCCTTGCAATCCAACAAAAGCAAACAGGTGGCAGAGCACTTCGCCTGGTGCCACACCCTTGACCGCCTGCGTATCGCCCAGCGCCTGAGCGATCAGCGCCCGGTAGGTATGTCAGCGCTTAATGTGCTGATCCAGATAAATATCAGCGATGAGCAAAGCAAATCTGGCATTGTATTGGATGAACTGCCCGCGCTGGCCGCAGCGATAGCCGCCTTGCCCAATGTCACGTTGCGCGGCCTGATGGCTATCCCGGCACCAGAAACTGACTATCAGCGCCAAGTGGCGGTCTTCGGGCTGATGCATGACGCCTTTCTGGCTCTTAAGCAGCACTATCCACAGGTGGATACGTTGTCGATGGGCATGACTGACGATATGGCCGCCGCTATCGCCGCTGGCAGCACGATGGTGCGTATTGGCACCGCCATTTTCGGAGCCCGTGACTATACGTAG